Proteins encoded in a region of the Flammeovirga yaeyamensis genome:
- a CDS encoding sterol desaturase family protein, which translates to MSIAQNKKSKALFEHPLLEKLTHTHAFVPISMYLIIGLGLSIYGWWNNLLSIGPTVGLFLLGLLFFTLVEYLMHRFVFHMLPNTQLKKDITYKFHGVHHDQPKDKSRLAMPPIISIVLSSAFFGFFYLIMSNYAFGFGGGFLVGYSAYLGIHYIIHAYRPPKNFFKILWIHHGIHHYKSDDKAFGVSSPLWDVIFRTMP; encoded by the coding sequence ATGTCTATAGCTCAAAATAAAAAAAGTAAAGCCCTATTTGAACACCCTCTTCTAGAAAAACTTACCCATACACATGCATTCGTTCCCATCAGCATGTATTTAATTATTGGGTTAGGTCTCTCAATTTATGGTTGGTGGAACAATCTGTTATCAATTGGCCCGACAGTAGGATTGTTTTTGTTAGGTTTATTATTCTTCACCTTAGTAGAATACTTGATGCATCGTTTCGTTTTTCACATGTTGCCTAATACCCAATTAAAGAAAGATATCACTTATAAATTTCACGGTGTTCACCACGATCAACCAAAAGATAAGTCTAGGTTAGCAATGCCTCCAATTATAAGCATTGTTTTATCATCTGCTTTTTTTGGCTTCTTTTATTTGATAATGAGTAATTATGCTTTTGGATTTGGTGGGGGCTTTTTGGTTGGTTATAGTGCTTATTTAGGTATTCATTACATAATACACGCTTACAGACCTCCCAAAAATTTCTTTAAAATCTTATGGATTCATCATGGGATTCATCATTATAAGTCTGATGATAAGGCATTTGGAGTTTCTTCTCCATTATGGGATGTAATTTTCAGAACAATGCCTTAA
- a CDS encoding rhomboid family intramembrane serine protease, protein MRIQYNAPVTLSFTFICAAFMVLKSIGFDLTFMFNVAPFGQMGLTNPLSYFRLFSHVIGHGGWDHYLGNFTYILLLGPILEEKYGSKQLLIMMLMTALITGLINAIFLSSALLGASGIVFMLILLSSVVNVQKGSLPLTFILVVVVFLGQEVVNSFSQDNISQMAHLMGGVCGAIFGFGSDKLGSR, encoded by the coding sequence ATGCGCATTCAATATAACGCCCCAGTCACTCTATCTTTTACCTTTATTTGTGCTGCATTTATGGTACTTAAAAGTATAGGGTTTGATCTCACATTTATGTTTAATGTTGCCCCTTTCGGCCAAATGGGATTAACGAATCCTCTTTCTTACTTCCGTTTATTCAGTCATGTTATTGGTCATGGCGGCTGGGATCATTACTTAGGTAACTTCACTTACATCCTTTTACTAGGCCCAATTTTAGAAGAAAAATACGGCAGTAAACAACTTCTTATCATGATGTTGATGACCGCTCTAATAACAGGTTTAATCAACGCCATTTTCTTAAGTAGTGCACTATTGGGAGCAAGTGGAATAGTATTTATGCTCATTTTACTTAGCTCAGTAGTCAATGTCCAAAAAGGGTCTCTTCCTCTAACATTCATATTAGTCGTTGTGGTCTTCCTAGGTCAAGAAGTAGTAAATTCATTTAGTCAAGATAATATCTCTCAAATGGCACATCTTATGGGAGGCGTTTGTGGAGCTATCTTTGGGTTTGGAAGCGACAAATTAGGTAGCAGGTAG
- a CDS encoding MFS transporter: MDKQAIKALRQNPMYVFLLVLSIATALGFQGWRTLFNNFAVDQIGLNGFDIGAIQSFREVPGFLVVTALFFLMFIREDKFASISIIVMGIGIGITGLFPSFWGLMYTTLIMSIGFHYFETSNQSLTLQSFSKLESPHVMARLRSIMAFTNIAIGGAIYGLTFITDFKNIYLLIGIVVVIGGGWALFQNPIHKDAVPQHKKMIFKTKYWLFYVLNLLSGARRQVFVVFAVLLLVEKYDFTIQEITILFVLNNIVSMYFNPIIARLLNKYGERKMLSFEYISLILVFLCYATVENRWVVAGLYVIDHIFFSFSIGIKTYFQKTADPKDIAPSMAVGFTINHVVAVFLPLLGGWIWLQDWTLPFYGGAFLCVLSLAFTQFMKVKPATSA, translated from the coding sequence ATGGACAAACAAGCAATCAAAGCACTTCGACAAAACCCTATGTATGTTTTCCTACTTGTACTCTCTATAGCTACTGCTTTAGGTTTTCAAGGTTGGAGAACACTTTTTAATAATTTTGCAGTTGATCAAATTGGTCTAAACGGCTTTGACATCGGAGCAATTCAATCTTTTAGAGAAGTCCCTGGCTTTTTGGTTGTTACTGCCCTCTTCTTCTTAATGTTTATTCGAGAAGATAAGTTCGCTTCTATATCAATTATTGTGATGGGTATTGGAATTGGCATTACAGGTTTATTCCCTTCATTTTGGGGATTAATGTACACCACACTCATCATGTCAATCGGTTTTCATTACTTCGAAACTTCAAATCAATCACTTACTTTACAAAGCTTTAGCAAACTAGAAAGTCCACATGTAATGGCTCGATTACGATCGATTATGGCTTTCACAAATATCGCTATTGGTGGTGCTATTTATGGACTTACTTTTATTACAGACTTTAAAAATATCTACTTACTTATAGGTATCGTTGTTGTTATTGGTGGAGGATGGGCGCTTTTCCAAAACCCAATCCATAAAGACGCGGTACCTCAACATAAGAAAATGATATTTAAAACCAAGTACTGGCTTTTCTATGTACTTAACCTTTTGAGTGGTGCAAGAAGACAAGTATTTGTGGTATTTGCTGTGCTTCTATTGGTAGAAAAATATGATTTCACAATTCAAGAAATCACTATCTTATTTGTCTTGAATAATATTGTTTCCATGTACTTCAACCCTATTATTGCTAGGTTGTTAAACAAATATGGGGAGAGAAAGATGTTAAGCTTCGAGTATATCAGTCTTATATTGGTCTTTTTATGTTATGCTACCGTGGAGAACCGTTGGGTGGTTGCTGGTTTGTATGTCATCGATCATATTTTCTTTAGCTTCTCTATTGGTATTAAAACGTATTTCCAAAAAACAGCGGATCCAAAAGATATTGCTCCTTCAATGGCGGTTGGGTTTACAATTAATCATGTTGTTGCCGTTTTTCTACCTCTTCTTGGAGGATGGATATGGTTACAAGATTGGACATTGCCTTTTTACGGTGGTGCCTTCCTTTGTGTTTTATCTCTAGCATTTACACAGTTTATGAAAGTGAAGCCTGCAACATCAGCATAA
- a CDS encoding anhydro-N-acetylmuramic acid kinase, whose amino-acid sequence MSKKNKFRLIGIMSGTSLDGVDLCYAEFWKDSKRQWQYYMPYVESYPYSEDWRIRLNTAEHLSAFEYIKLDRELGKKLGELAKCFIDKHNLKVDYVSSHGHTIFHQTDLGVTSQIGSGPEIAVASGHNVINDFRIGDVALGGQGAPLVPIGDRLLFSEYHYRLNLGGIGNISYEVDNETIAFDTSPANMPLNIYMRTLGKEYDDQGAMARRGFVRKEIFDALNNLPFYQTFEKKSLGKEWVEAQYLPLLDKIEKIEDRLATSIEHTAYQIKRIIDQAEQHSKIRFSKSKLLITGGGAFNDYMIERIRTYCSNVEVVLPNEKIINHKEALLFAFLGNLRIHKEVNCLKSVTGAKIDNIGGVVHYIYPDAKEESTSEDQFDENEERPNFNKIIGCGG is encoded by the coding sequence ATGAGCAAAAAGAATAAATTCCGTTTAATTGGCATAATGTCTGGAACTAGCCTTGATGGCGTGGATCTTTGCTATGCCGAATTTTGGAAAGATAGTAAAAGACAATGGCAATATTATATGCCATATGTGGAAAGCTATCCCTATTCTGAAGATTGGAGAATACGACTCAATACAGCAGAACACCTTTCTGCTTTTGAATATATAAAATTAGATCGTGAACTTGGTAAGAAACTAGGAGAATTAGCAAAATGTTTTATCGACAAGCATAATTTGAAAGTGGATTATGTAAGTAGTCATGGTCATACGATCTTTCATCAAACCGATTTAGGCGTAACATCACAGATTGGTTCAGGTCCTGAGATAGCTGTAGCTTCGGGACATAATGTGATTAATGATTTCAGAATTGGCGATGTAGCATTAGGTGGACAAGGGGCTCCTTTGGTTCCCATTGGCGATCGTCTATTGTTTAGCGAATATCATTACAGACTAAATTTGGGAGGCATTGGTAACATTTCATACGAAGTGGATAATGAAACCATCGCCTTTGATACGAGCCCTGCCAACATGCCCCTAAATATTTATATGAGAACGCTTGGTAAAGAATATGATGATCAGGGAGCAATGGCAAGAAGAGGTTTTGTTCGCAAAGAAATATTTGATGCACTAAATAATTTACCTTTTTATCAAACCTTCGAGAAAAAATCATTAGGTAAGGAATGGGTGGAAGCCCAATATTTACCATTACTTGATAAAATTGAGAAAATTGAAGATCGATTAGCAACAAGTATTGAACATACCGCTTATCAAATCAAACGCATTATTGATCAGGCCGAACAACATTCTAAGATCAGATTTTCAAAATCAAAATTACTTATCACTGGAGGTGGTGCATTTAACGATTATATGATCGAAAGAATTCGCACCTATTGCTCTAATGTTGAAGTAGTCTTACCCAATGAGAAAATTATCAATCATAAGGAAGCACTACTCTTCGCCTTTTTAGGTAACTTGAGAATACACAAAGAAGTGAATTGTTTGAAAAGCGTCACTGGAGCTAAAATTGATAACATTGGTGGAGTTGTTCACTATATCTATCCTGATGCTAAAGAAGAATCTACTTCAGAAGATCAATTTGATGAAAATGAAGAAAGACCAAACTTCAATAAAATAATTGGTTGCGGAGGTTAA
- a CDS encoding SulP family inorganic anion transporter — protein MGNPITAFGLLKNYRKKNWSGDISAGFATGVLLIPQGMAYAVIAGLPVEYGLYAALMAPIAYFLFGTTNKLVIGPAALDSMLLASGVASLGLALTTEQYVTHVLVIVFFAGLLQILAGIFKFGFIANFFSQPLLKGFTSAAAILIAFSQFGGLIGLKIEEKSFFHQEVIQYVNQLHEVHWPTLFLGFGTLGIIVLSKKFKLNKLTTPLMVSIGILLSIHFGFEEMGIKVIGDIPKGLPHFSVPDFTSVNLIQVMPISLVVAIIGFTVSNSIIKSVEEDNKSLNINREFTALGLANTLGVFFGGYQASSSFSRSAINKEAGAKTRMSNLVSCLMIAVVLLFFTPVFYYLPKAILAAIIIAATPSLFSFTYFKELYSLRKREFFVGIFTFLMTLEFGVIIGLISGVTVSMFVFLYQTLKPHVAILGKIGDTRVYRNILRFEDAKEQDQIVIIRIDAPLYFSNIRFVIDEMQQALDERSNIKSLVIKSESINSIDITALNELKYFIEDLNKKGIHIYFCSVVGPVRDLLYKVDIVSKLGGEQLFLYLNDVVDYIQNNKEFSERKVSIANQADLVKSEEGIVKSDI, from the coding sequence ATGGGGAATCCTATTACAGCATTTGGTTTATTAAAGAATTACCGAAAGAAAAATTGGTCAGGTGATATTTCTGCAGGTTTTGCTACAGGTGTATTACTTATACCTCAAGGGATGGCGTATGCTGTAATTGCTGGCTTGCCGGTCGAATATGGTTTATATGCCGCTTTGATGGCTCCAATTGCGTACTTTTTATTCGGAACAACAAACAAGTTAGTCATTGGTCCTGCTGCTTTAGATTCAATGTTATTGGCTTCAGGTGTGGCTTCTTTAGGACTTGCACTTACTACAGAACAGTACGTAACTCATGTTTTAGTAATAGTATTTTTTGCTGGACTTCTACAGATCTTGGCAGGGATATTTAAATTCGGTTTCATTGCCAATTTCTTTTCACAACCTCTTTTAAAAGGATTTACTTCGGCTGCCGCTATTTTAATCGCTTTTAGTCAGTTTGGAGGGTTAATAGGATTAAAAATTGAGGAAAAGTCTTTTTTTCATCAGGAAGTCATTCAATATGTAAACCAACTTCATGAAGTACATTGGCCTACTTTATTTTTGGGTTTTGGAACTTTAGGCATCATTGTATTATCAAAGAAATTTAAGTTAAATAAGCTCACAACACCTTTAATGGTATCCATTGGAATATTATTAAGTATTCATTTTGGTTTTGAAGAAATGGGTATTAAAGTAATAGGAGATATCCCAAAAGGTTTACCTCATTTTAGTGTTCCGGATTTTACATCAGTAAATCTTATACAAGTAATGCCCATATCTTTGGTAGTGGCAATTATTGGATTTACAGTATCCAATAGTATTATCAAAAGTGTAGAAGAAGACAACAAATCATTGAATATAAATAGAGAATTTACTGCTTTAGGTTTAGCCAATACACTAGGAGTGTTTTTTGGTGGATATCAGGCAAGCAGTAGCTTTTCGAGATCAGCTATAAATAAAGAAGCGGGAGCTAAAACAAGAATGTCCAATTTGGTTTCTTGTTTGATGATCGCCGTAGTACTCTTATTTTTTACTCCAGTTTTTTATTATTTACCGAAAGCGATCTTAGCGGCTATTATTATTGCTGCAACACCATCATTATTTAGTTTCACCTATTTTAAAGAACTATATTCTCTAAGAAAAAGAGAATTCTTTGTTGGGATATTCACCTTTCTAATGACTTTAGAATTTGGTGTAATCATAGGTTTAATTTCCGGAGTAACTGTTTCAATGTTTGTCTTCCTATATCAAACATTAAAACCTCATGTAGCAATTTTAGGTAAAATAGGGGATACAAGAGTGTATAGAAATATCTTACGTTTTGAAGATGCCAAGGAGCAAGATCAAATAGTAATTATAAGAATTGATGCACCTTTATACTTCAGTAATATCCGATTTGTGATCGATGAAATGCAACAAGCACTTGATGAAAGATCAAACATCAAATCATTAGTGATCAAATCAGAAAGTATCAACTCAATTGATATTACCGCCCTAAACGAATTAAAATATTTCATCGAAGACCTCAATAAAAAAGGCATTCATATTTACTTTTGCTCAGTTGTCGGCCCAGTAAGAGATTTGCTTTATAAGGTAGATATAGTCTCAAAACTTGGAGGAGAACAATTGTTCCTATACCTCAACGATGTGGTGGATTACATTCAGAACAACAAAGAGTTTTCTGAGAGAAAGGTGAGTATTGCGAATCAAGCTGATTTAGTGAAGAGTGAAGAGGGAATAGTGAAGAGCGATATTTAA
- a CDS encoding metallophosphoesterase family protein, which yields MKKVKLKTEKYVRRFAIGDVHGCFATLKHLLEEEIQITTNDFVVLLGDYVHKGPKSYEVIDYIINLQKDGYPIYTIRGNHEQNLMDKQKNYQPRFLRFFSQMFSTSLKKKILNEDGYIYWSFKGFLKSLPYQITIEDFHFTHAGFDFDLPKPKKDFTSMLTVRKPLPENEVIKKVLKKKRLVHGHTPTFITEIEKNIAESGLVINLDSGCAFGKPPNIEQRIELGFLTCLNLDTMEVIKVKNRDQEF from the coding sequence TTGAAAAAAGTCAAACTTAAAACCGAGAAATATGTACGTCGTTTTGCGATTGGGGATGTACATGGTTGTTTTGCTACTTTAAAACACCTCTTAGAAGAAGAGATTCAAATTACCACCAACGATTTTGTTGTTCTGCTTGGCGATTATGTTCACAAAGGACCAAAAAGTTATGAGGTAATCGATTACATCATTAATCTTCAGAAAGATGGTTATCCTATATATACTATTAGAGGAAATCACGAACAAAATCTTATGGATAAGCAGAAGAATTATCAGCCAAGATTTTTAAGATTCTTCTCCCAAATGTTCAGCACTAGCCTAAAAAAGAAAATCTTGAATGAAGATGGCTATATCTATTGGTCGTTTAAAGGATTTCTAAAAAGCTTACCTTATCAAATCACTATTGAAGATTTTCATTTCACTCATGCAGGATTTGATTTTGATCTACCAAAACCAAAAAAGGATTTTACATCAATGCTAACGGTTCGAAAACCTTTACCAGAAAATGAAGTAATCAAAAAGGTATTGAAGAAAAAGCGTTTGGTTCACGGTCATACTCCAACGTTTATCACTGAAATCGAAAAAAATATAGCTGAAAGTGGTTTAGTCATCAATTTAGATTCTGGTTGTGCATTTGGCAAACCACCTAATATTGAACAAAGAATTGAATTAGGTTTCTTGACGTGTCTCAACTTAGATACTATGGAGGTGATCAAAGTAAAAAATAGGGATCAAGAATTCTAG
- the bshC gene encoding bacillithiol biosynthesis cysteine-adding enzyme BshC: MNQYTIPFEKAGLYGKMFLDYLSGKDQLKTLYKHTPSIDAFDQIIESRQSFPQYKRDLLVDVLSDQYRNIEDAPAAQILKLGDKNTYTIVTGHQLNIFTGPLFFIYKIAATVNLCRQLAQKYPDLHFVPVYWMATEDHDFEEIASFNLGDKKYTWEHPQIGGPVGRLSLEGMDQIIDRIKDMPEVFKEAYTNFGNLADATRYYVNSLFKEYGLISIDADDVRLKTEFKEIIQQEIFDQKAVVEVEKANQLIIDNGYKPQIHARDINLFYMEDTERLRLEKVGDEFRTVDADYKWSASEMQQLIDASPEKFSPNVVLRPVLQEVLLPNLAYLGGPAEVIYWLQLKGAFDTYNVDFPMVLPRGFCLVMDDCCTVKWQKTGWSLEDVLKNERAIEDKILEEHQEVDTDISDQLAQINSLYNDILKKGVEITPNLEKHIIAEQKRVLKRVQHTQDKLKKEGRRKLKDESDRILKVRSFILPNNAPQERVKNIMEFWSIHQEVIGDSVKCLNPLSFNLNVLCDEC; encoded by the coding sequence ATGAATCAATATACTATCCCATTTGAAAAAGCGGGTCTATACGGTAAAATGTTTTTGGACTATTTATCGGGTAAAGACCAACTGAAGACACTATACAAACATACTCCATCTATAGACGCATTCGATCAAATAATTGAAAGTCGACAATCCTTCCCCCAATATAAAAGGGATTTATTGGTAGATGTGCTTAGCGATCAATATAGAAATATTGAAGATGCACCTGCAGCTCAAATTTTAAAGTTAGGAGATAAAAACACCTATACTATTGTCACAGGTCATCAATTAAACATATTCACTGGACCACTTTTCTTTATATATAAGATTGCTGCTACAGTAAACTTATGTAGACAACTGGCCCAAAAGTATCCTGATCTTCATTTTGTCCCCGTATATTGGATGGCTACAGAAGATCATGACTTTGAAGAAATTGCCTCATTTAACCTTGGAGATAAAAAGTACACTTGGGAACATCCTCAAATAGGAGGTCCAGTGGGTCGTTTATCTTTAGAAGGAATGGATCAGATTATTGATCGTATTAAAGATATGCCAGAAGTCTTTAAAGAGGCTTATACTAATTTTGGTAACCTAGCAGACGCTACACGTTATTATGTGAATTCCCTTTTTAAAGAATACGGTTTGATCAGTATCGATGCAGACGATGTACGTTTAAAAACGGAATTCAAAGAGATCATCCAGCAAGAAATCTTTGATCAGAAAGCAGTAGTTGAAGTTGAAAAAGCCAATCAATTGATTATTGATAATGGTTATAAGCCTCAAATACATGCTAGGGATATCAATCTATTTTATATGGAAGATACGGAACGTCTTCGCTTAGAAAAAGTAGGCGATGAGTTCAGAACAGTGGATGCAGATTACAAATGGTCGGCTTCAGAAATGCAACAACTCATTGATGCATCACCGGAGAAGTTTAGTCCAAATGTTGTTTTAAGACCTGTTTTACAAGAAGTATTGTTACCTAACCTTGCCTACCTTGGAGGACCTGCAGAGGTGATTTATTGGTTACAGCTTAAAGGTGCCTTTGATACTTACAATGTGGATTTTCCTATGGTACTTCCTAGAGGTTTTTGCCTAGTAATGGACGATTGTTGCACCGTTAAATGGCAAAAGACAGGTTGGTCTTTAGAAGATGTGCTTAAAAATGAAAGAGCCATTGAAGATAAAATTCTGGAAGAACATCAAGAGGTAGATACTGATATTTCAGATCAGTTGGCGCAAATAAACAGTTTATATAATGATATTCTAAAGAAGGGAGTAGAGATTACCCCTAATCTAGAAAAGCATATTATTGCTGAACAAAAAAGAGTTTTAAAAAGAGTACAGCACACTCAAGATAAACTGAAAAAAGAAGGTAGAAGAAAATTAAAAGACGAAAGCGATCGTATTTTGAAAGTGAGATCTTTTATTCTTCCCAATAATGCACCTCAAGAAAGGGTGAAAAACATTATGGAATTTTGGAGTATTCATCAAGAGGTCATTGGAGATTCAGTGAAATGCCTAAATCCTTTGTCGTTTAACCTCAATGTGTTATGCGATGAATGCTAA
- a CDS encoding competence/damage-inducible protein A yields the protein MNKPTSVEIVTIGDEILYGQITDTNSQWMGTELNKIGLKVIRKTSIGDTKEEILGILKEASDRADVVLITGGLGPTKDDITKKTIAEYFGVGMTFRDEVLANLEELFKNRNRKMTDLNRLQAEVPANGKVLMNDVGTAPGMWFEEDDTVFVSMPGVPREMKFLMSTHVLPQLQKKFDTPHIVHKMLRTMGIPESFLAQTIEEWENNLPEFIKLAYLPRFGQVRLRLTAIGDDKALLHSAIAEEVEKLKPLLGEKLYAEEDVEIEYMIMEKMIEKGLSLATAESCTGGFVAHRITKMAGCSTFYNGGIVSYSNEIKMSQLGVNEETLSNHGAVSEQTAIEMAQNVKAKYGADFGISTTGIAGPGGGTPDKPVGTVWIGISTPTETKAKLLQLTKQREVNITATSNNILQWLYDEINQ from the coding sequence ATGAATAAACCTACATCAGTCGAAATAGTTACAATTGGCGACGAAATTCTTTATGGTCAGATAACAGACACCAATTCCCAATGGATGGGAACAGAGCTTAATAAGATAGGGTTAAAGGTGATTCGTAAAACCTCAATAGGTGATACAAAAGAAGAAATTTTAGGTATTCTAAAAGAAGCAAGTGATAGAGCAGATGTGGTTTTGATCACTGGTGGATTAGGTCCTACAAAAGATGATATTACTAAAAAGACAATAGCTGAATATTTTGGAGTAGGGATGACTTTCAGAGATGAAGTCTTGGCTAATTTGGAAGAGCTTTTCAAAAACAGAAACCGAAAAATGACAGACTTGAACAGGTTGCAAGCAGAAGTGCCAGCAAATGGTAAAGTCTTGATGAATGACGTAGGTACTGCTCCTGGAATGTGGTTTGAAGAAGATGATACTGTTTTTGTATCTATGCCTGGCGTTCCGAGAGAAATGAAGTTTTTGATGAGTACTCATGTGTTGCCTCAATTGCAAAAGAAATTTGATACTCCACATATTGTACATAAAATGCTAAGAACAATGGGTATTCCAGAATCCTTTTTAGCACAAACTATAGAGGAATGGGAAAATAACTTGCCTGAATTCATTAAACTCGCTTATTTACCAAGATTTGGTCAGGTAAGGTTGCGTTTAACAGCTATAGGTGATGATAAGGCTTTGTTACACTCGGCCATAGCTGAAGAAGTAGAAAAGTTAAAGCCATTATTGGGTGAAAAACTATATGCAGAAGAGGATGTTGAAATTGAATACATGATCATGGAGAAAATGATTGAGAAAGGTCTCAGTTTAGCAACAGCCGAATCGTGTACAGGTGGTTTTGTGGCACACAGAATTACAAAAATGGCCGGCTGTTCGACATTTTATAATGGAGGGATAGTATCCTACAGCAACGAAATAAAAATGTCCCAATTAGGTGTAAATGAAGAAACGTTAAGTAATCACGGAGCGGTTTCTGAGCAAACAGCTATTGAGATGGCGCAAAATGTAAAAGCTAAGTATGGTGCTGACTTTGGTATTTCTACTACAGGTATTGCAGGTCCAGGTGGAGGAACACCTGATAAACCTGTTGGGACAGTATGGATTGGTATTTCCACTCCTACAGAGACGAAAGCAAAGTTGCTTCAGTTAACCAAACAAAGAGAAGTGAATATAACGGCCACATCAAACAATATCTTGCAGTGGTTGTACGATGAAATAAATCAATAA
- a CDS encoding diacylglycerol/lipid kinase family protein: protein MKILFVVNPISGDIDKEPFLSEAKTYLETYGIGYHVFYTTGVNDLENLKESIKQYQPDRVASVGGDGTTLFTSTALMGTDIPMGIIPLGSANGMAVELFVDSDPMEALKEILLSNITAGLDLIQVNDEHYCLHIGDIGVNAQIVKGYSSDSKRGMTTYIKYFLEQLRVTNIIDYTIEIDGDEYNESGIMLAICNARKFGTGVPLNSISNPFDGKFELVAIPEMDFEDLILVGLSKFDESFLEEADGNVYSTNKAIIRFEKPQLLQLDGEIIGDVTEIKVEIIESAVRYITTRKNTLVGSR from the coding sequence ATGAAAATTCTATTCGTTGTTAACCCTATTTCTGGTGATATCGACAAAGAACCTTTCCTTTCTGAAGCAAAGACCTATCTAGAAACCTATGGGATCGGATATCATGTTTTTTATACAACGGGAGTAAATGATTTAGAAAACCTCAAAGAAAGTATAAAACAGTATCAACCTGACAGAGTAGCTTCTGTTGGTGGAGATGGTACTACCCTATTTACATCTACTGCTTTGATGGGAACTGACATTCCTATGGGAATCATCCCCCTTGGTTCTGCTAATGGAATGGCTGTAGAACTTTTTGTGGATTCTGATCCTATGGAAGCTTTGAAAGAAATCTTGCTTTCAAACATTACTGCTGGCCTAGATTTAATTCAGGTAAACGATGAACATTATTGCCTACATATTGGTGATATTGGCGTTAACGCTCAAATAGTTAAAGGCTATTCCTCTGATAGTAAAAGAGGCATGACTACCTACATCAAATACTTTCTCGAACAATTGCGTGTAACTAACATCATTGATTATACCATTGAGATTGATGGTGATGAATACAACGAAAGCGGTATAATGCTAGCTATTTGTAATGCCCGTAAATTCGGAACAGGTGTACCGCTAAATAGTATTTCCAATCCGTTTGATGGCAAATTTGAGTTAGTGGCAATCCCCGAAATGGATTTTGAAGATCTTATACTTGTCGGTTTATCCAAATTCGACGAAAGCTTCTTAGAAGAAGCAGATGGCAATGTTTACAGTACAAACAAAGCAATTATACGATTCGAGAAACCTCAACTTCTCCAATTAGACGGAGAGATTATTGGGGATGTTACCGAAATTAAAGTGGAGATTATTGAGAGTGCTGTGAGGTATATTACGACGAGGAAGAATACTTTGGTAGGTAGCAGGTAG
- a CDS encoding thioredoxin family protein has protein sequence MSEIQTVAKEYIEHAFTYEAYREALDALLAADPTIINYDDSQLVDYTRLNVSRMQRIDKTNRLRDDLREAARGLNRSVYWLVITEGWCGDAAQSIPIIAETAQVSEKIDLRFVLRDNNVDLMEQFLTNGSRSIPKLVVVCQKTYEVLGVWGPRPKELTDLIPEIKKEVNDNKQQFSIKVQQWYNKNKGKAVMKDLQGIIENIK, from the coding sequence ATGTCTGAAATCCAAACTGTAGCAAAAGAGTATATTGAACATGCTTTCACCTATGAAGCTTACAGAGAAGCACTTGATGCTTTATTAGCTGCCGATCCTACCATTATTAACTATGATGATTCTCAGTTAGTAGATTACACGAGATTAAATGTATCTCGTATGCAACGAATTGATAAAACCAATCGACTGAGAGATGATCTTAGAGAGGCGGCTAGAGGATTAAACCGAAGTGTTTATTGGTTAGTTATCACAGAAGGTTGGTGTGGTGATGCTGCTCAGAGTATTCCAATCATTGCAGAAACTGCACAGGTTTCCGAAAAAATTGATTTACGATTTGTGCTTAGAGACAATAATGTAGATCTGATGGAGCAATTCTTAACCAACGGCTCTAGATCAATCCCAAAATTGGTTGTGGTTTGTCAGAAAACCTACGAAGTTTTAGGTGTTTGGGGACCAAGACCTAAAGAATTGACGGATTTAATTCCAGAAATTAAAAAGGAAGTAAACGATAATAAGCAACAATTCAGTATCAAAGTACAACAATGGTACAATAAGAATAAAGGCAAGGCGGTCATGAAAGACCTTCAAGGAATTATCGAAAATATAAAATAA